Proteins encoded in a region of the Leptolyngbya subtilissima AS-A7 genome:
- a CDS encoding UPF0182 family protein → MITKAFAKSLPRWGWLGLGLLTLIFFDAIINLQAEQLWFEEVNYLEVFWLRLKSQLLLGIIPILCTLGFTWGNLALADRAQPMEKPSDRRDQASSLGLGGLLLLGVTLSFLLGLQLIYQGQIAGDFWQQTTTLYDSTTPLALWPKLQLFTVVGQIFIAQPWLLIALGISTVAFLLYPRQLGRLAAMLMSLGYGLILAKQWPAVLLSLDPVPYGQTEPIFNRDIAFYIFRLPVLRLLEFWVVGGLFFTLVSVYLVYLLRDNTLSQGRFYGFSDAQQQHLYSLAGLLFLATSVSHWLERYDVLYSNEGVVYGAGYAHVNVVLPANWLLSLFTLGLGLVFLSRGLLWTPTYINPMRKGPPAGVAKAPQGWWVGMGHASLLIKGICGYLVLTLLGLVLVPAIVQRLIVQPNELQRERPYITNSIALTRSAFDLEAIESEPFDSSGNINAEDLEQNDLTLENIRLWDSRPLLDSNRQLQQIRLYYEFKDADFDRYNILNQDRRSERRQVMISARELNYERVPEIAKTWVNEHLVYTHGYGFTMSPVNTAGPDGLPTYFVSGINNLPSNDEVRQSIPIGEPRLYFGELTDTYVMTNTQLLELDYPSGNENVYTSYLGRGGINLGSIWRRLLFARYLLDWRMLFTEDFTADTRLLFRRNIADRVRAIAPFLRFDTDPYLVAADIGNASRRWGTGPVHGSRPPSTVSFEGFRDRDPNLTVENYDSQDTEGYLYWVIDAYTVSGRYPYSDPGDNDFNYIRNSVKVVVDAYNGAISFFIADPNDPITQTWSQLLPAMFEPLEAMPDSLRTHIRYPQDLFSVQADSLMTYHMTDPQVFYNREDQWRAPSEIYAKESQQVEPYYLIMKLPQEDTEEFVLLRLFTPAQRNNLIAWLAARSDGDRYGLRLLYRFPKQELVFGPEQIEARINQDPEISQRISLWDTQGSQAQQGNLLVIPIEQSLIYVEPLYLVAEQNQLPTLTRVILVYKNRIAMAPTLQAVLSAVFLEEPEPATPILRELGAETPETDPLQPLPGIDTPIGAPAEGGLLEGLPEGE, encoded by the coding sequence GGCTGGGTCTAGGGCTGCTAACTCTGATCTTTTTTGATGCGATTATTAATCTTCAAGCCGAGCAGCTTTGGTTTGAGGAAGTCAACTACCTAGAGGTGTTTTGGCTGCGGCTTAAATCACAGCTGCTGCTCGGCATCATTCCTATTTTGTGCACCTTGGGCTTTACCTGGGGCAACCTGGCGCTGGCCGATCGCGCTCAGCCGATGGAGAAACCTAGCGATCGCCGCGATCAGGCCAGCAGTCTAGGCCTCGGTGGGCTGCTGTTGTTGGGGGTCACCCTGAGCTTTTTGCTGGGCTTGCAGCTGATTTACCAGGGACAAATTGCCGGCGATTTTTGGCAGCAGACCACCACCCTCTACGATTCCACTACACCCCTGGCCCTGTGGCCCAAGCTACAGCTATTTACGGTCGTTGGCCAAATTTTCATTGCTCAGCCCTGGCTGCTGATCGCCCTGGGCATTAGCACCGTGGCCTTTCTGCTTTATCCTCGACAGCTGGGGCGACTGGCGGCCATGCTCATGAGCCTCGGCTACGGGCTAATTTTGGCCAAGCAGTGGCCGGCGGTGCTACTTTCTCTCGACCCGGTGCCCTACGGTCAGACAGAGCCGATCTTCAACCGTGACATTGCTTTCTATATTTTTCGGCTACCGGTGCTGCGCCTGCTCGAATTTTGGGTGGTTGGCGGACTCTTTTTTACTCTGGTCAGCGTGTACCTGGTTTATTTGCTCAGGGATAATACCCTCAGTCAAGGGCGTTTCTATGGCTTTTCAGACGCTCAGCAGCAGCACCTCTACAGCCTGGCTGGACTGCTGTTTTTGGCTACCAGCGTTAGTCACTGGCTAGAGCGCTACGACGTGCTCTATTCCAACGAAGGCGTAGTGTATGGCGCTGGCTACGCCCACGTCAACGTGGTGCTGCCCGCCAACTGGCTGCTGTCGCTCTTTACTCTGGGGTTGGGGCTGGTCTTTCTCAGCCGAGGGCTGCTGTGGACCCCGACATACATCAACCCCATGCGCAAAGGTCCTCCCGCTGGTGTCGCTAAAGCTCCTCAGGGGTGGTGGGTGGGGATGGGGCACGCCAGCCTGCTGATCAAAGGCATCTGTGGCTACCTGGTGTTAACGCTGTTGGGCTTGGTGCTGGTGCCTGCTATAGTGCAACGGCTGATAGTGCAGCCCAACGAACTTCAGCGTGAACGCCCATACATTACTAATTCTATTGCGCTCACCCGCTCGGCTTTTGATTTGGAGGCTATTGAGTCAGAACCCTTTGACTCTAGCGGCAACATCAACGCTGAAGACCTGGAGCAAAACGATCTCACCCTCGAGAATATTCGGCTGTGGGATTCGCGTCCGCTGCTCGATAGCAACCGTCAGCTTCAGCAGATTCGCCTGTACTACGAGTTCAAAGATGCCGACTTCGATCGCTACAACATTTTGAACCAGGACCGCCGCTCTGAGCGCCGCCAGGTGATGATCTCAGCCCGGGAACTCAACTATGAGCGGGTGCCCGAGATTGCCAAAACCTGGGTGAACGAGCACCTGGTCTATACCCACGGCTACGGCTTTACCATGAGCCCGGTGAATACCGCTGGCCCCGACGGGCTACCGACTTACTTTGTTAGCGGCATTAACAACCTACCCAGTAATGATGAGGTGCGCCAGAGCATTCCCATTGGGGAGCCGCGCCTATATTTTGGGGAGCTCACCGACACCTACGTCATGACCAACACCCAACTGCTGGAGCTTGACTACCCCAGCGGCAACGAGAATGTCTATACCTCCTATCTAGGCCGGGGCGGCATCAATCTGGGCAGCATTTGGCGGCGGCTGTTGTTTGCCCGCTACCTGCTCGACTGGCGCATGCTGTTTACCGAAGACTTTACTGCCGATACGCGACTGCTGTTTCGCCGCAACATTGCCGATCGCGTGCGGGCGATCGCGCCTTTTCTACGCTTTGACACCGACCCCTACCTGGTGGCCGCTGACATTGGTAACGCCTCGCGGCGGTGGGGCACTGGTCCGGTCCACGGCAGCCGTCCTCCGAGCACGGTCAGCTTTGAGGGCTTTCGCGATCGCGACCCCAACCTCACCGTCGAAAACTACGATTCCCAAGACACCGAGGGCTACCTCTACTGGGTGATCGACGCCTACACTGTCAGCGGTCGCTACCCCTACTCTGACCCCGGCGACAACGATTTCAACTACATTCGCAATTCGGTCAAGGTAGTAGTTGACGCCTACAACGGAGCAATCAGCTTCTTTATCGCTGACCCCAACGACCCCATCACTCAAACCTGGAGTCAGCTGCTGCCCGCCATGTTTGAGCCGCTAGAGGCCATGCCCGATAGCCTGCGCACCCATATCCGTTATCCGCAGGATCTGTTTTCGGTGCAGGCCGACTCGCTCATGACCTACCACATGACTGATCCCCAGGTGTTTTACAACCGGGAAGACCAGTGGCGCGCCCCCAGCGAAATCTACGCTAAAGAGTCACAACAGGTCGAGCCCTACTACCTAATCATGAAGTTGCCCCAGGAAGACACCGAGGAGTTTGTGCTGCTGCGGCTGTTCACCCCGGCCCAGCGCAACAACCTCATTGCCTGGCTGGCTGCGAGGTCGGATGGCGATCGCTACGGGCTGCGGCTGCTCTACCGTTTTCCCAAGCAGGAGCTGGTGTTTGGCCCCGAGCAGATCGAGGCCCGCATTAACCAGGATCCCGAAATTTCTCAGCGCATTTCCCTTTGGGATACCCAGGGATCCCAGGCCCAGCAGGGCAATTTGCTGGTGATTCCCATCGAACAGTCGCTGATCTACGTGGAGCCCTTGTACCTCGTGGCTGAGCAAAATCAGCTACCCACCCTGACTCGGGTGATTTTGGTTTACAAAAACCGTATTGCCATGGCTCCCACGCTACAAGCGGTGCTGTCGGCGGTGTTTTTAGAGGAGCCCGAACCAGCGACCCCAATTTTGCGCGAGCTGGGGGCAGAGACTCCTGAAACCGACCCACTGCAACCCCTGCCGGGTATAGACACCCCCATCGGGGCTCCGGCGGAGGGGGGCTTGTTGGAGGGACTGCCGGAGGGGGAGTGA